In Lotus japonicus ecotype B-129 chromosome 5, LjGifu_v1.2, one genomic interval encodes:
- the LOC130719460 gene encoding uncharacterized protein LOC130719460: MVIVGASDALKCKMLPSTFKKSAMIWFTTLPSRSIVNFTELSAKFLSQFSTSRAQKVTPATLFNVLQGTNETLQSYMGRFNQLSVHLEDKMPEICIAAFELGLRPGCLNSNLSRKPVERMAQLRVRVQGFIREEQSDQVKKNRPNAAYAGQQQQFEAKKGAVTDQCSKGSAERGDKGYNYRNRYDNRSQFKHRAQPYETRGYGHSMTWTRNQNDRVTPLAVNLTEALHTCLEANAIHFPRQPKQPTGSNVDKRKWCEYHRISGYDTDDCFTLRKEIEKLIKAGCMQHLAGRNNSYEAETSTKRDEKGKEIDNDE, from the coding sequence atggttaTTGTGGGAGCATCAGATGCACTCAAATGCAAGATGCTTCCATCAACTTTCAAGAAATCGGCAATGATTTGGTTCACCACTTTACCTTCACGTTCAATTGTGAATTTCACAGAGTTATCGGCGAAGTTTTTGTCTCAATTTTCAACCAGCCGCGCCCAGAAGGTTACTCCGGCGACATTGTTTAATGTTCTTCAAGGTACAAATGAAACTTTACAGTCATATATGGGGCGATTCAATCAATTgtctgttcatttggaggataagatgccagaaatttgcattgcagcgTTTGAGTTAGGATTAAGGCCTGGGTGTTTGAACAGTAATTTAAGCAGAAAGCCGGTGGAGAGGATGGCACAATTACGTGTGAGAGTTCAAGGATTCATAAgggaggagcaaagtgatcAAGTCAAGAAGAACCGCCCGAATGCAGCGTATGCTGGACAACAACAGCAGTTTGAGGCGAAGAAAGGAGCGGTTACCGATCAGTGTTCAAAAGGATCGGCCGAACGTGGGGATAAAGGATACAATTACAGGAACCGTTATGATAACCGTTCTCAATTTAAGCatcgtgctcaaccgtatgAGACTCGTGGGTATggacattcgatgacgtggacccGGAATCAAAATGATCGTGTAACACCATTGGCGGTTAATTTAACCGAAGCTTTACACACGTGCTTGGAGGCGAATGCAATCCATTTTCCCCGGCAACCAAAACAACCAACAGGCAGCAACGTGGATAAGAGaaagtggtgtgagtatcatAGAATCTCGGGATACGACACTGATGATTGCTTCACTTTGCGAAAGGAGATTGAAAAATTGATAAAGGCTGGATGCATGCAACACTTAGCTGGGCGAAACAATTCATATGAGGCAGAAACTTCAACAAAGCGTGATGAAAAGGGAAAGGAGATTGATAATGATGAATAG